The following is a genomic window from Aminiphilus circumscriptus DSM 16581.
CTCAAAGGCGTTATGAAGAAACCATATAGCCGTTGTTAGACCTACACACACTTACCGGAGCCATGAATGTCCAACGGTGACGAAAAAGTATGCAATGCGGTGCGCGAACTACTAAACCAGAACGGGGTTTTAGAAGGAGAGCAGGAGATTCAGTACGCCACAAAGTTCTCGGTGAAGTCCGGGGCAAACAAGGCGGGAATCATTGTGTACAACTCCGGCAAAATCCACGTAGAGGGAGCTGACTCAGAGCTCAAGAAATGGGTCACAGATCTAAAGACGAGCATTGAGTCTGGTACTGCGGCACCCGGCATTCTCTTGCCGGCCGAGATCGAAAAATTTCCCCAAACCCTTCAGGAGCGGGCGCCCGACTGCGATGGTGTTGTGTTGTGGTTCTTTCAAGAAGCGTTGCGGTGCTACAAAGCTGGAAGCGCGGCTGGCGCTGCCTTCATGCTAGGCGCAGCAAGCGAAAAGGCCATCTTGCTGCTCATCGAGTCTTACGGAAACCGCATCAAGGACGACAAAAATCGAGAAGCATTCTTCTCGCGGGTCAATAACAAGATGATCTCAGTCAAGTATGACGAGTTCAAACGCTCATACAAATCCGCAACGCCAAAACCCAAGGAACTCCCTCTCGCCCAAGACTTGGAACAACTGCTTGATGGTGCGTTCAACTTCTACCGTCATACACGAAACGCTGTAGGGCATCCACAGATTATTCCCGACCTCGATAAAGGTGTAATTCTTGCCAATCTCGGCCAGTTCATTGTTTACGTTGAGCGCATTTACAAGCTCATCGCCTTCTACAACGCCAATGACGTACAGGTCTAACCTCTCATTCCACCGGACCTGCGCGAAAAGCCGCGCAGGCCGGTGAATTCAAACGTTAGGTTGACGCCTTCGGCACCTGAATAAAGAAATAATAGGAGCGCTATGATGAATAGTTTAAATTTAGCTATAAATAATATTTCCAAACTTGGCGATACGGATATATTTCCTTTCCTAATTGAAAACATGGTATTATTCGATAATCCGTCTGCAATAGAAGCTATACTTAAAGACATAGAAGCAAACTTCGATAATTGGCTTAGTAAATATCCCGTATGCACAATTCAATCATGTATTCCAGTTGGATATACATCTTATCGTTGGGCAACACAAATAGATCCTATATGGAATGCATTTCTTTTATATAAAGTATTAAAAATTGCAGAAAAAATTGAACAAGAACGTGTTCCTATAGAAAAAAAGTCCGTTTTCTCATACAGGTATAAGTCCAATGAAGAATCTGGTTATCTATTTGATAAAGATATTAATTGGAGAGGATTTTACTCAACTGCACTAGAGGAAGCTGAAAGTATTGATAGATTATTTGTGGTTAGATTTGACATTTCAGATTTCTACAATAGGATTTATCATCATAGATTGGAAAATGCAATAATGCGGATAGGAGCTGATCCTGAAGTCAAGAACCAAATAATGAGAATACTTCAAGATGTATCAAATAATGATTCATATGGATTGCCTGTTGGCGGTAATGCTGCACGAATATTAGCTGAACTATTATTAAATTCAATGGACCAGCTTATGATAAGCAAAAGATTCCGTTTTTTTAGGTATGTCGACGACTACATTATTTTTTCATTTTCAAAAGAGGATGCATATCATAAATTAAAATGGTGCGTAGAATACATGCTTCGAAATTGGGGACTAACACTTCAAAAGAGTAAAGCTCAAATACAAACTAAAAATGAGTTTATTAGCCATGCAAAAGCAAATCTTGAGGGTGAAGATAATATTGAAAATAAAGATCGAGATGAATTTATGAGGATTCATATACATTATGATCCGTATTCTCTTAGTTCCGATGAGGATTATGTAAGATTAAAAGATAAATTGAACGGATTTGATATTATCAATCTTATAAAGGACGAAATAAAGAAAAGTAAAATACATATAGCCTTGGGAAAGCAATTAATGAGTTCAATTGCTTTTTTGTCAGGCGAAAAGCTAAATCTAGCAGTAGAGACTATTTGCTCCAATCTTGATGTTTTATATCCTGTTCTTCCAACAATTCTACAGGTATTATATAAAAAAGTTGACGATCTTTATGATGATACAAAAAACATGTTGTTGAAATATTAGCCAAACTTGCAGAAGAAGACTCCTATCTCTTCCAAGCAGAAAACAATGCAGCGTATTTTATTCGACTTTTTTCAAAAATAAATATTGAACGTTCAGTTCAGGCAATTGATTACCTTTATTCTAATAATTCCTACATTCTAGTAAGAACCAATAGCATTTATGCTATGGCAAATTTCGGTAATCATTATTGGTTGGTAAATTTAAGAACACAATTTGCAACATTTACTCCTTGGGAAAGGTGCGCTTTTCTCGTTGCTTCTTACTTTCTGCGTGATGAAGGAAAGCATTGGCGTGATCATGCCAAGGGACAGTTTTCTGAGATTGAAATAATATTAAGAAATTGGGCAAGTACTAAAAATATTATTAATGGACGGAGGATACCATTATGATTTCCGAAACTTTATTGGCTAAAGGGCATGCTTCTTTTTGGTCAGAATATACACCATGGCTTAATTCATGCACGCATATAATTAACAAAAGGCATCTTGCTCAGCCATATGAATCTTTGCAAGATATTGATAATCCTAAGTATAGATCAATTAATGGAATGCTATCATTTAATTACTTTATGCAATGTGACCAGCCCCCAAATTGAGTACCACGAGGAAAGTTAGTATCGACAGCTCCCGGAAAATCAGCCCTACGTCACGACGGTACTCTCTGGGTGAGCACTTCGGTGACAAGGGGCTCCCCTTCCGAGAGATCTTTTCGCACTTTGTCGTTCATGCCATCAACTCCTTGCCGATAGATTTCGAGGAATTCACAGGGTGTTTTGTACTCGAGGCTTTGGTGAGGTCGCGCCTCGTTGTAGTAAACGCGCCAGCTTTCGATGATCACCTGTGCTTCCAGCAGTGATGCGAAGGTTTCAAGATTCAGACATTCTTCCCGAAGCTTGCCGTTGAAGCTCTCTACATATGCGTTTTGCCATGGGGAGCCCGGGGCGATGTAGTACGGCCGGACGTTTCGGGAGGCAAGCCGGCTTTTCAGATCCTTGGCAATGAACTCGGGGCCGTTATCGGAACGCAGATATTCCGGCATCCCGTTTCGAGCAAAAAGTTCTTCGAGAACGGCAATCACTGCCCTTGCGTCGAACCAGCGGGCGACTTCACATGCGAGGCAGACGCGCGTGAACTCGTCGACGACGTTGAGTATCCGGATCTTTTGGCCGTTCGCAGTCCGGTCTTCCATGAAATCATAGGTCCAGACATGATTCGGATGGAGTGCCGTCATGGGGATGTACCCCCTTTTCGGGGCTGGTTTGCGCCGTTTACACGACGGCAGGCACAACCCGGCGCTTTTCCACAGTCGATACACGCGTTTGTGGTTGACATACCGCTTCCTGCGTCGGAGCAAAGCCCACACGCGGCGGTATCCGTAACGCCGGTGCTCTTTTGCGATCTGCTTGATTTCGCTCGTCAGTTGCTCGTCCCGATCGGGATCGGGTATGTAACGGTAGCTGGAACGACTGATCCGGGCGATGGCACAGCTACGACGTTCCGAAAGCCCTCGCGACATGCAGAACGTCACGGCTCTCCTTCGTTGCTGTGCCGTCAGGAGTTTTTTGCCAGAAATTCCTTGATGATGTCCAGCTCGATATCCCGTTCGGCCATCATGCGCTTGAGGCGCTCATTTTCCCGTTCAAGCTCGCGCAGGCGGCGAACCTCAGGCTTCGACATGGCTCCAAAGCGGCGCCGCCATCGGTAAAAGGTCGTTTCCGTAATGGCATGCTTTCTGCATACGTCGCGAATGGAATCGGATTCACCCTCACCTTCACGCAGGATTGCGACTCTCTGCTCATCGCTGAACCGTTATTTCATGCTCCCTTTGGCACCTCCTGGTTGTGGGGCTCTCTAACTCTTTCAGTGGTCCTATTTTAGGGGAGCATGTCAAATGGTCATTAGCTAGCGAACCTAAAATAAAAGA
Proteins encoded in this region:
- a CDS encoding RNA-directed DNA polymerase → MMNSLNLAINNISKLGDTDIFPFLIENMVLFDNPSAIEAILKDIEANFDNWLSKYPVCTIQSCIPVGYTSYRWATQIDPIWNAFLLYKVLKIAEKIEQERVPIEKKSVFSYRYKSNEESGYLFDKDINWRGFYSTALEEAESIDRLFVVRFDISDFYNRIYHHRLENAIMRIGADPEVKNQIMRILQDVSNNDSYGLPVGGNAARILAELLLNSMDQLMISKRFRFFRYVDDYIIFSFSKEDAYHKLKWCVEYMLRNWGLTLQKSKAQIQTKNEFISHAKANLEGEDNIENKDRDEFMRIHIHYDPYSLSSDEDYVRLKDKLNGFDIINLIKDEIKKSKIHIALGKQLMSSIAFLSGEKLNLAVETICSNLDVLYPVLPTILQVLYKKVDDLYDDTKNMLLKY
- a CDS encoding IS3 family transposase, which produces MTFCMSRGLSERRSCAIARISRSSYRYIPDPDRDEQLTSEIKQIAKEHRRYGYRRVWALLRRRKRYVNHKRVYRLWKSAGLCLPSCKRRKPAPKRGYIPMTALHPNHVWTYDFMEDRTANGQKIRILNVVDEFTRVCLACEVARWFDARAVIAVLEELFARNGMPEYLRSDNGPEFIAKDLKSRLASRNVRPYYIAPGSPWQNAYVESFNGKLREECLNLETFASLLEAQVIIESWRVYYNEARPHQSLEYKTPCEFLEIYRQGVDGMNDKVRKDLSEGEPLVTEVLTQRVPS